Proteins encoded together in one Branchiostoma lanceolatum isolate klBraLanc5 chromosome 11, klBraLanc5.hap2, whole genome shotgun sequence window:
- the LOC136445401 gene encoding nuclear pore complex protein DDB_G0274915-like isoform X3, which yields MASTVKKGKKEPLTAEEKVKQYEGDGMVFKGKVIGIDDVEAARGDKMCQDSMNKLKLAVKASGAHKQRITISVSLQGLKIIDLASGAINHRHPVHKISFIARDVTDNRAFGWVFSPGEGQHKFFAIKTEKQSEAVVLSIRDLFQTVYNVKKAEMDKKKQAQQDGTTDPTNGESYYQLVDSETILLDGLCNEGYKDTSIEEHIYESVQSTKVKSPKKRRKDKGSPTNESSYDSSTGEPIYQGQLSSNHLNSNTLQLTACLPRVPTNKPVEQEGEAQPAVAEQNVEQTKAGAQVGNLLDLEEELQSLQTGIKDMDKLADLFAAQPNDPFSSPDSAANTPNKQQDLFGSPVAPARKRSGLSPWASTPVLNTASPNLTPYQKPSFGLFSTTEFIQKDKAAFDRDKFVERWKLSLNNDSLFRKNKRQLGSNSDIARSRPKSRNSMKIQDWQSFEDPIATSTVNEDSFDTPVKTTTNAPVKEPTHTAVSSSIVPTPSRPVTSAISTFEKTHFNGSTPTLLSENSNIPQSHPTKHTYKPQTGSEGRLSNKPKFNPFAQEPDNEALRTRSSTPTPEVSRERMLSSSTIKSPVSPDWVDPFAAYQETPKAATPSSEYDQFLFDKARLELIKSIHKDKPPEPLPVSGNPFRSSLGTLDDVPETCEMEAILEKPENPFNPFRKADSQDSASETVAPQAPTRRRRTSPGLKRSQSLVTLNEILTPVGSSSLPGSSATTPGDDFLNSLLQPIKANQPLQPIPVNQSQPVLIPTPVNSQSQSKLQPSPSSHLSSVSLPPPPNSKSQLVLQSTPVNQSQSSLHSDTSSQSSGPSFPSLDSGSSKTSPERQIGVIRVLDDPFADSPFQQSDSFSSSSQSQSNPFSDSPFTVDRKEVVNGVSTTPVVNPFGGGDFSKPTSSFSTGGMISRETKTVFSTPVNKDLVKSDPFGDSFRVTSADSSTLATSAISTSFPESNESKDSERRGNQPPANQAFPIQQQIDPFGGSFTAPPAQQPAFSQAPMGFNQPQAGFGPGFGTAPMSSTMQSPPMMAQPGFASPAGFGASPFNSTTSSVGLNTAAIASPALNTAGQPLVRRPVEEPKKPDKVDPFADLLDYAADQDKKQMAPPDEGGVEGTSDAFSAYFGSAVGIEADEEAESKPPPSGPPPPLPGGDLAGPAPPPRPSANGMTGLTPTPAPRSAAGQQNGPASSDPFGFGNSFGDAPPKPTRAAAPPTAEADPFGLGSLNPTPATPAANPAPSNDPFGNEPFAPFDFGGGDSKNTAKQAPPKPDPFGLDPFTQQVG from the exons ATGGCAAGCACAGTCAAGAAGGGCAAGAAGGAGCCCTTGACAGCGGAAGAAAAAGTGAAACAGTATGAAGGGGACGGGATGGTCTTCAAGGGCAAGGTGATAGGGATTGATGATGTAGAGGCGGCCAGGGGGGACAAGATGTGCCAGGATTCCATGAACAAGCTCAAG CTCGCAGTAAAGGCATCAGGAGCCCACAAGCAGCGCATCACAATCAGTGTGTCCCTTCAAGGCCTGAAGATCATAGACCTGGCTTCAGGA GCAATCAACCACCGGCACCCAGTGCACAAGATATCATTTATAGCGCGGGATGTGACGGATAACAGAGCCTTTGGCTGGGTCTTCAGCCCAGGGGAGGGGCAGCACAAGTTCTTTGCCATCAAGACGGAAAAACAG TCTGAAGCCGTAGTGCTGTCTATCCGAGACCTGTTCCAGACTGTGTACAACGTAAAGAAAGCAGAGATGGACAAGAAGAAACAAGCACAGCAAGATGGCACCACAGATCCCACCAATGGCGAAAGCTACTATCAG TTGGTAGACTCTGAAACAATACTGCTAGATGGGCTGTGTAATGAAGGTTACAAAGACACATCCATTGAGGAGCACATCTATGAG TCTGTCCAATCTACAAAGGTAAAAAGTCCAAAAAAGAGACGAAAAGACAAAGGAAGCCCTACAAATGAAAGCTCGTATGACTCTTCTACGGGAGAACCTATCTACCAG GGCCAGCTTTCATCCAACCACCTTAATAGCAACACGCTGCAACTTACTGCTTGCTTGCCTCGT GTTCCCACCAACAAGCCAGTAGAACAGGAAGGAGAAGCCCAGCCTGCAGTAGCAGAACAGAATGTAGAGCAAACCAAG GCTGGTGCACAGGTTGGCAATTTGCTGGATCTTGAAGAGGAGCTTCAGTCGCTGCAGACT GGAATCAAAGACATGGACAAGTTAGCTGATCTTTTTGCTGCCCAGCCCAACGATCCCTTCAGCAGTCCTGACTCTGCCGCGAACACTCCCAACAAACAACAGGATCTGTTCGGCTCTCCTGTGGCCCCAGCG AGGAAACGGTCGGGGCTGAGTCCGTGGGCTTCTACCCCTGTCCTCAATACTGCATCACCAAACCTAACACCCTACCAAAAACCCTCCTTCGGCCTCTTTTCTACCACTGAATTTATCCAGAAAGATAAAGCTGCCTTTGACAGGGACAAGTTTGTGGAAAGGTGGAAGTTATCTTTAAATAACGACTCCTTATTCAGGAAAAACAAAAGGCAGCTTGGCTCTAATAGTGACATTGCTAGGAGTAGACCTAAGAGTAGAAATAGTATGAAAATACAGGATTGGCAGTCCTTTGAGGACCCTATAGCTACCTCAACAGTAAACGAAGACAGTTTTGATACTCCTGTAAAGACTACAACAAATGCTCCAGTGAAAGAACCAACACATACAGCTGTTTCTAGTTCTATAGTGCCAACGCCCTCTCGTCCTGTTACAAGTGCAATATCAACTTTTGAGAAAACCCATTTTAATGGAAGTACTCCAACATTGTTGTCAGAGAATAGCAATATTCCACAAAGCCATCCAACAAAACACACGTACAAACCTCAGACTGGGTCAGAAGGAAGATTAAGCAATAAGCCTAAGTTCAACCCTTTTGCTCAAGAGCCCGATAATGAAGCACTGAGAACACGTAGCAGCACACCAACACCTGAGGTTTCAAGGGAACGTATGTTGTCATCTAGTACTATAAAATCTCCTGTAAGTCCAGACTGGGTTGATCCGTTTGCAGCTTATCAAGAAACGCCTAAGGCAGCTACGCCATCTAGTGAGTATGACCAGTTCTTGTTCGACAAGGCTCGTTTGGAGTTGATCAAATCTATCCACAAAGACAAACCACCAGAGCCACTGCCCGTGTCAGGAAACCCCTTCAGATCCTCTCTTGGCACCTTGGATGACGTGCCAGAAACATGTGAAATGGAGGCTATCCTGGAAAAGCCAGAGAACCCGTTCAATCCGTTCCGTAAGGCAGATAGCCAGGACTCAGCCTCGGAAACCGTTGCACCGCAGGCTCCGACGCGGCGGCGCAGGACCTCCCCAGGGTTGAAGAGATCGCAGAGTCTCGTGACGCTG AATGAAATtttgacccctgtggggtcatCTAGTCTCCCTGGCAGCTCGGCAACAACACCTGGTGATGATTTTCTCAACAGTCTGCTTCAACCAATCAAGGCCAATCAGCCTCTGCAACCCATACctgtcaaccaatcacagcCTGTCTTGATACCAACCCCTGTCAACAGCCAATCACAGTCCAAATTACAACCGAGTCCTTCCAGCCATCTGTCATCAGTctctctccctcctcctcctaATAGCAAATCACAGCTAGTCTTACAGTCGACTCCAGTTAACCAATCCCAGTCAAGTTTACATTCAGACACTAGCAGCCAATCGAGCGGACCCTCCTTCCCAAGTCTGGACTCTGGAAGCAGTAAAACGTCACCTGAGAGGCAAATTGGGGTCATCCGTGTTCTGGATGATCCGTTTGCAGATTCTCCTTTCCAACAGAGCGACTCATTTTCAAGTAGCAGCCAATCGCAGTCCAATCCGTTCAGTGACTCTCCTTTCACAGTAGATAGAAAAGAAGTTGTTAACGGAGTTTCAACAACTCCTGTAGTTAATCCTTTCGGAGGAGGTGATTTCTCCAAACCAACTTCATCCTTCAGCACAGGAGGGATGATCAGCAGGGAGACAAAAACTGTGTTTTCTACCCCTGTAAATAAGGACCTAGTAAAAAGTGACCCGTTCGGAGACTCCTTTAGAGTGACCTCTGCCGATTCGTCTACTCTAGCTACGTCAGCAATTTCTACAAGTTTCCCCGAGTCCAATGAATCCAAGGACAGTGAGAGACGG GGAAACCAGCCACCGGCAAACCAAGCCTTCCCCATCCAGCAGCAGATTGATCCATTTGGAGGATCCTTCACTGCACCACCTGCCCAGCAGCCTGCCTTCTCCCAGGCACCCATGGGCTTCAACCAGCCACAAGCAGGATTTGGCCCAGGCTTTGGTACCGCCCCGATGTCCAGCACCATGCAGTCCCCGCCAATGATGGCACAGCCCGGTTTCGCTAGTCCCGCTGGATTCGGGGCTTCTCCATTCAACAGCACCACGTCCTCGGTCGGGCTGAACACGGCAGCCATCGCCAGCCCGGCGCTCAACACGGCAGGACAGCCACTCGTCAGACGCCCTGTTGAGGAGCCAAAGAAGCCAGACAAAGTAGACCCATTCGCAGACTTGTTAGACTATGCCGCCGATCAAGACAAAAAGCAGATGGCGCCTCCCGACGAGGGTGGCGTGGAAGGAACGTCGGACGCCTTTTCTGCGTACTTCGGCTCGGCCGTAGGTATTGAGGCAGACGAGGAGGCGGAAAGCAAGCCCCCGCCCtccggcccccctcccccactacCAGGAGGCGACCTCGCCGGCCCTGCCCCACCACCAAGGCCATCAGCCAACGGGATGACAGGGCTCACCCCGACCCCAGCGCCCCGATCAGCAGCAGGGCAGCAGAACGGCCCAGCTTCATCAGATCCGTTCGGCTTCGGGAATTCGTTCGGAGATGCTCCCCCCAAACCAACCCGAGCGGCTGCCCCACCCACAGCAGAGGCAGATCCGTTCGGGTTAGGGTCGTTAAACCCGACCCCAGCAACACCCGCAGCGAACCCTGCACCCAGCAACGACCCGTTCGGAAACGAGCCTTTCGCACCATTCGACTTCGGAGGCGGCGACAGCAAAAATACTGCAAAG CAGGCACCACCAAAGCCTGATCCGTTTGGCCTGGACCCCTTTACACAGCAGGTTGGTTAA